From Methanosarcina lacustris Z-7289, one genomic window encodes:
- a CDS encoding class I SAM-dependent methyltransferase encodes MSKPINVWEEFFADKRRGGHRSSAEEFLAMEAREKLFHLDGGKTLLDFGCGAGELLVYYAPEYEKTIGVDFSPSMLEEASKRIRERNCENTTLILADDKTVWDKLDSSFDRITAAGVFQYLTYQEIDEFILNASKYLNEGGKIVLFDMLDPRLYPLWKIGLFSQDKSCWKFLCKTFCGVRNTISSSLKNRPRDILGYSHNPNTIKKIANKNGFEMICVQSMYYEYKYHAIIFRK; translated from the coding sequence ATATCAAAACCAATAAATGTATGGGAAGAATTTTTTGCAGATAAGAGAAGAGGCGGCCATAGATCTTCAGCTGAAGAATTTCTTGCTATGGAGGCAAGGGAAAAATTATTCCATCTGGACGGCGGCAAAACACTTCTTGACTTTGGGTGCGGGGCTGGAGAACTTCTGGTTTACTACGCGCCAGAATATGAAAAGACGATAGGAGTTGACTTCTCCCCTTCCATGCTTGAGGAAGCAAGTAAAAGAATAAGGGAACGAAATTGTGAAAATACAACCTTAATTCTGGCTGATGACAAAACTGTTTGGGACAAGCTGGACTCTTCCTTCGATCGAATAACTGCAGCTGGAGTATTTCAGTACCTGACATATCAAGAAATTGATGAATTTATCTTAAATGCATCAAAATATCTTAATGAAGGGGGAAAAATAGTGTTGTTTGACATGTTGGACCCTCGTTTATACCCATTATGGAAAATCGGGCTTTTTTCACAGGACAAAAGTTGCTGGAAATTTTTATGCAAAACATTTTGTGGGGTTAGAAATACAATATCATCAAGCTTGAAAAATCGGCCCCGAGATATTCTTGGATATTCCCATAATCCCAATACAATTAAAAAAATTGCAAATAAAAATGGTTTTGAAATGATTTGTGTGCAATCAATGTACTATGAGTACAAATATCATGCAATAATTTTTCGGAAGTAA
- a CDS encoding IS607 family transposase, producing the protein MKAGDVLRVLHISRPTLYRYADNGYIKRLKLPSGKYNYDDESVYAFLNKDVKRKHVIYCRVSTAKQKIDLNNQVEFLKSWSFNSGIKIDAVYKDIASGISFEKRKEFFEMLDEILAFRVETVIVAYKDRLSRIGFELFSNLFAKFGTKIIVVSESGNKKLDSEEMFEEIISLLHCYSIKHYSKRKNNKSLEIEVE; encoded by the coding sequence GTGAAAGCTGGAGATGTCTTAAGAGTCTTGCACATCTCAAGACCTACATTATACAGATATGCTGACAACGGTTACATAAAAAGACTTAAACTTCCGAGTGGGAAGTACAATTATGACGATGAATCCGTTTATGCATTTCTTAACAAAGATGTGAAACGCAAACATGTAATTTATTGCAGGGTTTCAACTGCAAAGCAGAAAATTGATCTAAACAACCAGGTTGAATTCCTTAAAAGCTGGTCTTTCAATTCTGGAATAAAAATAGATGCAGTGTATAAGGATATTGCTTCGGGCATTTCATTTGAGAAAAGGAAAGAATTCTTTGAGATGCTTGATGAAATACTTGCTTTCAGGGTTGAAACTGTAATAGTTGCATACAAAGACCGTTTAAGCAGAATTGGATTTGAATTATTTTCAAACTTGTTTGCAAAATTCGGGACAAAAATAATAGTGGTTTCAGAATCAGGAAACAAAAAACTTGATTCAGAAGAAATGTTTGAGGAGATAATTTCCTTACTGCATTGCTACAGCATTAAACACTACAGCAAACGAAAAAACAACAAATCATTAGAAATAGAAGTGGAATAA
- a CDS encoding RNA-guided endonuclease InsQ/TnpB family protein gives MALVTRTEQIQFKSETISGLAHASKNLFNTANYIIKQRFFENDKLYQETGEKGEGIWYKQLYSMLKNTEQYRALPAQTAQQVLKRLDKSWKSFLKALKVYAKSPKLFLGRPKPPKYKHKDGEHILVFTNQQCKIVDGLLQFPNVVNLELKTRLVDVDLREVRVIPNANKYTCEIVYDKTVSDNEINSSRVLGIDPGVRNIATIANNFGAKPIVVKGNTANNINQFYNMKKARIQHIYDLAKIKWGSKLAKLDFKRNNMIKDYENLICSNLCNLLRHVPVIVEKFLSPSKGAFFKAHHFMVIVPSVF, from the coding sequence ATGGCACTTGTGACTAGAACTGAGCAAATTCAATTTAAATCAGAAACTATCTCAGGACTAGCTCATGCTTCCAAAAATTTGTTTAATACTGCCAACTACATAATAAAGCAAAGATTCTTCGAAAATGATAAGCTTTACCAGGAAACTGGTGAAAAAGGCGAAGGTATCTGGTATAAACAGCTTTACTCAATGCTAAAAAACACAGAACAATACAGAGCATTGCCAGCACAGACTGCTCAACAGGTACTTAAACGACTGGATAAAAGCTGGAAATCGTTCTTAAAAGCATTAAAGGTATACGCAAAATCTCCAAAATTGTTTTTGGGACGACCTAAACCGCCCAAATATAAACACAAAGATGGGGAACACATCCTGGTATTCACAAACCAGCAGTGTAAAATCGTAGATGGATTACTCCAATTCCCAAACGTGGTAAACCTTGAATTAAAAACCAGGTTAGTTGATGTGGACCTCAGAGAAGTACGGGTAATCCCAAACGCAAATAAGTATACGTGTGAAATCGTGTACGACAAAACAGTTTCTGATAATGAAATTAACTCAAGCCGAGTTTTAGGAATTGATCCTGGTGTTCGCAACATTGCAACTATCGCAAACAACTTTGGTGCAAAACCAATTGTTGTTAAGGGTAATACTGCAAACAACATTAATCAGTTCTATAACATGAAAAAAGCCAGGATTCAGCACATATACGATCTGGCTAAAATAAAATGGGGTAGTAAATTAGCAAAACTTGATTTCAAACGAAATAACATGATAAAGGATTATGAGAACCTAATCTGCTCAAACCTGTGTAACCTGCTCAGACATGTCCCTGTAATAGTTGAAAAGTTCCTTTCCCCATCCAAGGGCGCTTTTTTCAAAGCTCACCATTTCATGGTTATAGTACCTTCCGTTTTTTGA